A single Thermaerobacter sp. FW80 DNA region contains:
- a CDS encoding TrkH family potassium uptake protein: MDRPTAGDGRTAADPDPLQRPTRPSGAPPREPNPAQILALGFAGVIVVGSLLLSLPAAWEPGRRVSYLDALFTATSAVCVTGLVVTNTAETFSTFGELVILGLIQVGGLGVMTMSTLFALLVGKRITFRERLIIQEALGQLSPAGMVRLVLYVATVTLAFELLGATLLTLYWWLAYDVPFGLAAYRGVFHAVSAFNNAGFDLFDSRRPSLERFAGDPVITLVVGGLIVAGGLGFTVLADLGRRLRHRRHRLSLHSRLVLVTTAVLLAVGTGLVALGEWSNPATLGSLPLDRKLWAALFHAITPRTAGFNMLPMAELTNLTVLTTILLMFIGGSPAGTAGGIKTTTVALLVATVRATVRGDDELVLMERRVPALVAAKALALAVLAAGLVLAVTMGMLLWDGHALEATVFEVVSAFGTVGLSLGITPELTPVGKVLILLTMYAGRVGPLTLAVALTRRGRRPRVLRYPEERVLVG; encoded by the coding sequence ATGGACAGGCCCACCGCGGGCGATGGCCGCACCGCCGCAGACCCCGACCCGCTCCAACGCCCGACCCGCCCTTCGGGTGCACCGCCGCGGGAGCCCAACCCGGCGCAGATCCTCGCCCTGGGGTTCGCGGGCGTCATCGTCGTGGGGAGCCTCTTGCTGAGCCTGCCCGCGGCGTGGGAGCCCGGCCGGCGGGTGAGCTACCTCGACGCCCTGTTCACCGCGACGTCCGCCGTGTGCGTGACCGGCCTGGTGGTGACCAACACCGCCGAGACCTTCTCCACCTTCGGCGAGCTGGTCATCCTGGGCCTGATCCAGGTCGGCGGCCTGGGCGTCATGACCATGTCGACCCTCTTCGCCCTGCTGGTCGGGAAGCGGATCACCTTCCGCGAGCGCCTGATCATCCAGGAGGCCCTGGGCCAGCTGTCGCCGGCCGGCATGGTGCGGCTGGTGCTCTACGTCGCCACCGTGACCCTGGCCTTCGAGCTGCTGGGCGCGACCTTGCTGACGCTGTACTGGTGGTTGGCCTACGACGTGCCCTTCGGCTTGGCGGCCTACCGCGGCGTGTTCCACGCCGTCTCGGCCTTCAACAACGCCGGCTTCGACCTCTTCGACAGCCGCCGCCCCAGCTTGGAGCGCTTCGCCGGCGACCCGGTGATCACGCTGGTCGTCGGCGGCCTGATCGTCGCCGGCGGCCTGGGCTTCACCGTGCTGGCGGACCTGGGGCGTCGGCTGCGGCACCGCCGCCACCGGTTGTCGCTGCACTCGCGGCTGGTCCTCGTCACCACGGCGGTCCTCCTGGCCGTGGGCACCGGGCTGGTCGCCCTCGGCGAGTGGTCGAACCCGGCCACCCTGGGCTCCCTGCCCCTGGACCGCAAGCTGTGGGCCGCGCTCTTCCACGCCATCACCCCGCGCACGGCGGGGTTCAACATGCTGCCCATGGCCGAGCTCACCAACCTGACGGTGTTGACCACGATCCTCCTCATGTTCATCGGCGGGTCGCCGGCGGGCACGGCGGGCGGCATCAAGACGACCACCGTGGCCCTGCTGGTGGCGACGGTGCGGGCCACGGTGCGGGGCGACGACGAACTCGTGCTGATGGAGCGGAGGGTGCCGGCGCTGGTGGCGGCCAAGGCGCTGGCGCTGGCGGTGCTGGCGGCGGGGCTGGTGCTGGCGGTGACCATGGGCATGCTGCTCTGGGACGGTCACGCGCTGGAGGCCACGGTCTTCGAAGTCGTCTCCGCCTTCGGCACCGTGGGCCTCAGCCTCGGCATCACGCCGGAGTTGACGCCCGTGGGGAAGGTCCTGATCCTTCTGACCATGTATGCGGGCCGGGTCGGGCCGCTCACCCTGGCCGTGGCCCTCACCCGCCGCGGCCGGCGGCCCCGGGTGCTGCGCTACCCCGAGGAGCGGGTGCTGGTCGGCTGA
- the nikC gene encoding nickel transporter permease produces MAAVAHDVPGATPLPPGAPLPPARGLGRRLLNHRSALLGGAIVAAFVLIALLAPLLAPYDPVDDADLGRRLQPPSAEHWLGTDHQGRDVLSRILYGARISLRVGVMAMLMAAAVGTAWGALAGYYGGWFDLISGRLVDLMLAFPSILLAIAFAAFLGPSLENTMLAVALVSVPQYMRLVRGQVLSLREQDYVVAARAQGLSDARIIVRHILPNALAPLIVQATLGVGTAVLDAAALSFLGLGAQPPAPEWGRMLNDARTVFRVAPWNMTFPGLAIMLVVLGFNLLGDGLRDVLDPRARDD; encoded by the coding sequence ATGGCAGCCGTAGCCCACGACGTGCCCGGCGCCACGCCCCTGCCCCCGGGCGCGCCCCTTCCGCCGGCGCGCGGACTGGGGCGGCGCCTGCTGAACCATCGCTCGGCGCTGCTGGGGGGCGCCATCGTGGCGGCCTTCGTCCTGATCGCCCTGCTGGCCCCCCTGCTCGCGCCCTACGATCCCGTCGACGACGCCGATCTGGGCCGGCGGCTGCAGCCGCCGTCGGCCGAGCACTGGCTGGGCACGGACCACCAGGGTCGCGACGTGCTTAGCCGCATCCTCTACGGGGCCCGCATCTCCCTCCGGGTCGGCGTCATGGCGATGCTGATGGCCGCCGCCGTGGGGACCGCATGGGGGGCCCTGGCGGGGTACTACGGGGGCTGGTTCGACCTGATCTCGGGGCGGCTGGTGGACCTGATGCTCGCCTTCCCCAGCATCCTCCTGGCCATCGCCTTCGCGGCGTTCCTGGGGCCCAGCCTGGAGAACACCATGCTGGCCGTGGCCCTGGTCTCGGTGCCGCAGTACATGCGCCTCGTCCGGGGGCAGGTGCTGTCCCTGCGGGAGCAGGACTACGTCGTGGCGGCGCGGGCGCAAGGCCTCTCCGACGCGCGGATCATCGTGCGTCACATCCTGCCCAACGCCCTGGCCCCCCTGATCGTGCAGGCCACGCTGGGGGTCGGCACGGCGGTCCTGGACGCGGCGGCGCTGAGCTTCCTCGGTCTGGGCGCCCAGCCGCCCGCCCCCGAGTGGGGCCGGATGCTGAACGATGCGCGCACCGTCTTCCGCGTGGCGCCCTGGAACATGACCTTCCCCGGGCTGGCCATCATGCTGGTGGTGCTGGGGTTCAACCTGCTGGGCGACGGCCTGCGGGACGTGCTGGACCCCCGCGCCCGCGACGACTGA
- a CDS encoding RNA methyltransferase has product MRITSPQNPRIKRLRKLQDRRHRRRLGATLVEGRRFVEEALAAGRTVRQAVYTEAFAASPAGAALLRALAAAGTELAEVPDRLLEAVATTETPQGIVAEVAVDEPAPVGRAWWGRVETAHLPLVLLLDGVQDPGNLGTLLRAAEGLGAAGAVLVPGTVDPYHPRAVRASAGACLRLPLARADAAAEAAASARAAGLQVWLAEAEGSTACWDVDWRQPVLLVVGNEGSGVSPEVASHATGRVAIPLAGGIGSLNVAMAGTILLYEAARQRALRSAAATRATDGA; this is encoded by the coding sequence ATGCGCATCACCTCGCCCCAGAACCCGCGCATCAAGCGGCTCCGCAAGCTGCAGGACCGACGCCACCGGCGGCGGCTGGGCGCCACCCTGGTCGAGGGGCGGCGGTTCGTGGAAGAGGCGCTGGCCGCCGGGCGGACGGTGCGCCAGGCGGTCTACACGGAGGCGTTCGCCGCCTCACCGGCCGGCGCGGCGCTGCTCCGGGCCCTCGCCGCAGCCGGCACGGAGCTGGCCGAGGTCCCGGATCGGCTGCTGGAGGCGGTGGCGACGACGGAGACCCCCCAGGGGATCGTGGCCGAGGTGGCGGTGGACGAACCCGCCCCCGTCGGGCGGGCGTGGTGGGGCCGGGTGGAGACGGCGCACCTGCCGCTGGTGCTCTTGCTCGACGGCGTCCAGGATCCCGGCAACCTGGGCACGCTGCTGCGGGCCGCGGAGGGGCTCGGGGCTGCGGGCGCGGTGCTGGTGCCGGGGACGGTGGACCCCTACCACCCCCGGGCCGTGCGGGCCTCGGCGGGGGCGTGCCTGCGGCTGCCCCTGGCCCGGGCGGATGCGGCGGCGGAGGCCGCCGCATCCGCCCGGGCGGCGGGGCTCCAGGTGTGGCTGGCCGAGGCGGAGGGGTCCACCGCCTGCTGGGACGTGGACTGGCGCCAGCCCGTCCTGCTGGTCGTGGGCAACGAGGGGAGCGGGGTGAGCCCGGAGGTCGCCAGCCACGCCACGGGCCGGGTGGCGATCCCCCTGGCGGGGGGCATCGGTTCGCTCAACGTGGCCATGGCCGGCACCATCCTGCTCTATGAGGCGGCCCGGCAACGGGCCCTGCGGTCCGCCGCCGCGACCCGCGCTACCGACGGAGCCTGA
- the rpmI gene encoding 50S ribosomal protein L35, with amino-acid sequence MPKMKTHRGAAKRFRRTARGRYKHQRSNRGHLNEKKSAKRLRRLRRPAVLGAADTRTVRRLLPYG; translated from the coding sequence ATGCCCAAGATGAAGACCCACCGCGGTGCCGCCAAGCGCTTCCGCCGCACGGCGCGCGGTCGCTACAAGCACCAGCGCAGCAACCGCGGTCACCTCAACGAGAAGAAGAGCGCCAAGCGGCTGCGCCGGCTCCGCCGTCCGGCGGTGCTGGGGGCGGCCGACACCCGGACCGTCCGCCGGCTGCTGCCCTACGGCTAG
- a CDS encoding TrkA family potassium uptake protein, with the protein MPVREFAVIGLGRFGRAVATTLYDMGFSVLGVDVDEEIVQEMVPHATHVVAADATDEEVLRSLGLRNFDVVVVAIGDVEASVLVTLMLKEMGVRRVVAKAVSEHHGRVLQRIGADRVVFPERDMGTRVAQRMVSAHFLDYIEVSPDVSVVELQAGGDMVGKSLEQLRLRNRFRVTVIAIRRGDEVVVSPGASAVIEARDVVVVIGSNADIRRMQEELGI; encoded by the coding sequence ATGCCCGTCCGTGAGTTCGCCGTCATCGGCCTCGGCCGGTTCGGTCGCGCGGTGGCGACCACCCTGTACGACATGGGCTTCAGCGTACTGGGCGTCGACGTCGACGAGGAGATCGTGCAGGAGATGGTCCCGCACGCGACCCACGTGGTCGCCGCCGACGCGACGGACGAAGAGGTGCTGCGGTCCCTGGGGCTGCGCAACTTCGACGTGGTGGTGGTGGCCATCGGCGACGTGGAGGCCAGCGTGCTGGTCACGCTGATGCTCAAGGAGATGGGCGTGCGCCGGGTGGTGGCCAAGGCGGTCAGCGAACACCACGGGCGGGTGCTGCAGCGCATCGGCGCCGACCGGGTGGTGTTCCCCGAGCGGGACATGGGGACGCGGGTCGCCCAGCGCATGGTGTCGGCGCACTTCCTGGACTACATCGAGGTCTCGCCCGACGTCAGCGTCGTCGAGCTCCAGGCCGGCGGCGACATGGTGGGCAAGAGCCTGGAGCAGCTGCGGCTGCGCAACCGGTTCCGGGTGACGGTGATCGCCATCCGGCGCGGGGACGAGGTCGTCGTCTCCCCCGGCGCGTCGGCCGTCATCGAGGCGCGGGATGTGGTGGTGGTCATCGGCTCCAACGCCGACATCCGCCGCATGCAGGAGGAACTCGGCATCTGA
- a CDS encoding zf-TFIIB domain-containing protein, whose amino-acid sequence MRCPLCDVPMKEVDRRGVLIDVCPECRGVWLDRGELEKLLAGAERWEEEDFRHRGDPRYESPYPHHPYGRKRRKHFLDDLFDFDLPFFGDD is encoded by the coding sequence ATGCGCTGCCCGCTGTGCGACGTGCCCATGAAGGAGGTCGACCGCCGCGGCGTGCTCATCGACGTCTGCCCGGAGTGCCGCGGCGTGTGGCTCGACCGGGGCGAGCTCGAGAAGCTGCTGGCCGGCGCCGAGCGCTGGGAGGAAGAGGATTTCCGGCACCGCGGCGATCCCCGCTACGAGTCGCCGTACCCGCACCACCCGTACGGTCGCAAGCGCCGGAAGCACTTCCTGGACGACCTCTTCGACTTCGACCTGCCGTTCTTCGGCGACGACTGA
- the rplT gene encoding 50S ribosomal protein L20: protein MPRVKGGPRTRRRHKKILKLARGYYGRRSKTFRAANEQVLHSLWYAYRDRRARKRDFRRLWIQRINAAARQYGLSYSRLMSGLRKAGVALNRKVLADLAVRDDAAFRAVVERARQALGA from the coding sequence ATGCCACGGGTCAAGGGTGGTCCCCGAACCCGCCGTCGACACAAGAAGATCCTGAAGCTGGCCCGGGGGTACTACGGCCGACGGAGCAAGACCTTCCGGGCCGCCAACGAGCAGGTGCTGCACTCCCTGTGGTACGCCTACCGCGACCGGCGGGCGCGCAAGCGCGACTTCCGCCGGCTGTGGATCCAGCGCATCAACGCCGCCGCCCGCCAGTACGGCCTCTCGTACAGCCGCCTGATGAGCGGCCTGCGCAAGGCCGGGGTCGCCCTCAACCGCAAGGTGCTGGCCGATCTGGCCGTGCGGGACGACGCCGCGTTCCGCGCCGTGGTCGAGCGGGCCCGGCAGGCGCTGGGGGCCTGA
- the infC gene encoding translation initiation factor IF-3 — protein sequence MNEQIRVREVRVISPEGEQLGIFPTHEALRMAYERNLDLVEVAPQARPPVCRIMDYGKYKYEQSKRDREARKRQRIVDVKEVKMRPRIDQHDFEVKLRNARRFLQDGNKVKATIMFRGREIVHADLGRQVLERLARAVEDIATIERRPVVEGRNMTMVLAPRPQVQAAARREATEARPTDGDAGPASAPGGGEPRST from the coding sequence GTGAACGAGCAGATTCGCGTGCGCGAGGTGCGGGTGATCTCGCCCGAGGGCGAGCAGCTGGGCATCTTCCCGACCCACGAGGCGCTGCGCATGGCGTACGAGCGGAACCTGGACCTGGTGGAGGTGGCGCCCCAGGCCCGTCCGCCCGTGTGCCGCATCATGGACTACGGGAAGTACAAGTACGAGCAGTCCAAGCGGGATCGGGAGGCGCGCAAGCGCCAGCGGATCGTCGACGTCAAAGAGGTCAAGATGCGGCCCCGCATCGACCAGCACGACTTCGAGGTCAAGCTGCGCAACGCCCGGCGCTTCCTGCAGGACGGGAACAAGGTCAAGGCCACCATCATGTTCCGCGGGCGCGAGATCGTTCACGCGGACCTCGGGCGCCAGGTGCTGGAGCGGCTCGCCCGGGCGGTGGAGGACATCGCCACCATCGAGCGGCGCCCGGTGGTCGAAGGCCGCAACATGACCATGGTCCTGGCCCCGCGCCCCCAGGTGCAGGCGGCCGCTCGGCGGGAGGCCACCGAGGCCCGGCCGACGGATGGCGACGCCGGTCCTGCATCGGCCCCGGGCGGCGGGGAGCCTCGCAGCACGTGA
- a CDS encoding ABC transporter permease: protein MLRYVVKRLLLLIPTLFGISVAVFGFMYLIPGDPAQAILGERASPELLAQLREEMGLNDPFWVQYARFAGRLLHGDLGRSLRSGLPVAHDIAVRLPATIELTLAAMAIAVPVGVLAGVIAAVRRRTVLDYGVMAGSLVGVSMPIFWLGLVMMYFLAVDLKWLPPSGRLSVEYEAQVPFITGMYLVDTLLVGNGPAFVDAVRHLVMPALALATIPTALIARMTRSSLLEVLKQDYVRTARAKGLLERVVTLRHALPNALLPVLTVTGLQVGMLLGGAVLTETIFSINGVGRYIVDSIGARDYPAVQGAVFVVATLFVLTNLVVDLLYALVDPRIRYD, encoded by the coding sequence ATGCTGCGGTATGTGGTCAAGCGGCTGCTGCTCCTGATCCCCACCCTCTTCGGCATCTCGGTGGCGGTCTTCGGCTTCATGTACCTGATCCCCGGCGATCCCGCCCAGGCGATCCTGGGCGAGCGGGCCTCGCCGGAGCTCCTCGCGCAGCTCCGGGAGGAGATGGGGCTCAACGATCCCTTCTGGGTCCAGTACGCCCGCTTCGCGGGGCGGCTGCTCCACGGCGACCTCGGCCGCTCGCTGCGCAGCGGCCTTCCCGTGGCCCATGACATCGCGGTGCGGCTCCCGGCGACCATCGAGCTGACCCTGGCCGCCATGGCGATCGCTGTCCCGGTGGGCGTGCTGGCCGGGGTCATCGCCGCGGTGCGCCGGCGCACGGTGCTGGACTACGGCGTGATGGCGGGGTCGCTGGTGGGCGTCTCGATGCCCATCTTCTGGCTGGGCCTGGTCATGATGTACTTCCTGGCGGTGGACCTGAAGTGGCTGCCGCCGTCGGGCCGGCTGTCGGTGGAGTACGAGGCCCAGGTCCCCTTCATCACCGGCATGTACCTGGTCGACACCCTGCTGGTGGGCAACGGGCCCGCCTTCGTCGACGCCGTGCGACACCTGGTGATGCCGGCCCTGGCCCTGGCGACCATCCCCACCGCGCTGATTGCCCGCATGACCCGCTCGAGCCTGCTGGAGGTGCTCAAGCAGGACTACGTGCGGACCGCACGGGCGAAGGGCTTGCTCGAGCGCGTCGTCACCCTGCGCCACGCCCTGCCCAATGCCCTGCTGCCGGTGCTGACGGTGACGGGGCTGCAGGTCGGGATGCTGCTCGGGGGCGCGGTGTTGACGGAGACCATCTTCTCCATCAACGGGGTGGGCCGATACATCGTCGACTCCATCGGCGCCCGCGACTACCCCGCCGTGCAGGGGGCCGTCTTCGTCGTGGCCACCCTGTTCGTGCTGACGAACCTGGTGGTCGACCTGCTGTACGCCCTGGTCGACCCGCGCATCCGGTACGACTGA
- a CDS encoding ABC transporter substrate-binding protein, whose amino-acid sequence MVSGWRRRLGMAAMVVAVAILATACGAPPQSAGEGGAGGGDGGQPADTLVWGRGGDSVSLDPANVTDGESLKVTHQIFDTLVEFKEGSTEVEPWLAADWEVSDDGKVWTFQLRQGVTFHDGTPFNAEAVVFNFERWMNTDNPHRHEGENFEYYAYMFGGFDEQSIIAKVEAVDEYTVRFTLREPLASFLQNLAMPCFAIASPEAIKKYGADFGRHPVGTGPYRFVEWIPDQQITLEAYDQWWGEPKPKVRRIVYRAIKDNSARLAELMAGTIDVMEDPNPADLATVDTSQFEILYREANNVGYLALNNDKEPFDDVRVRRAIAHAINKQEIVEAFWGELGQVAKNPLPPAMWGYNDAIQDYAYDPEKAKQLLAEAGYPEGFETELWTMPVPRPYMPEPQKIAEAIQQDLAAVGIRAEIVTHEWDVYLEKTGNGEHPMALLGWIGDNGDPDNFLYVLLDKDNAKTPGAGNISFYRSEEVHRLLIRAQRTPEQSVREQLYKEAQEIIHRDVPMIPLAHARSPIIVRKGVEGLVPSPLGSEKLHKVSVTR is encoded by the coding sequence ATGGTGAGCGGTTGGCGGCGACGGCTGGGGATGGCGGCCATGGTGGTGGCGGTGGCGATCTTGGCCACGGCCTGCGGCGCGCCGCCCCAGAGCGCGGGCGAGGGCGGCGCCGGCGGCGGCGACGGCGGCCAGCCGGCGGACACCCTGGTCTGGGGGCGAGGCGGCGATTCGGTGTCCCTGGATCCGGCCAACGTCACCGACGGCGAGTCGTTGAAGGTGACCCACCAGATCTTCGACACCCTGGTGGAGTTCAAAGAGGGCAGCACCGAGGTCGAGCCCTGGCTCGCGGCCGACTGGGAGGTCAGCGACGACGGCAAGGTGTGGACCTTCCAGCTGCGCCAGGGCGTGACCTTCCACGACGGGACGCCCTTCAACGCCGAGGCCGTGGTCTTCAACTTCGAGCGTTGGATGAACACCGACAACCCGCACCGCCACGAGGGCGAGAACTTCGAGTACTACGCCTACATGTTCGGCGGGTTCGACGAGCAGTCGATCATCGCGAAGGTCGAGGCGGTGGACGAGTACACCGTCCGCTTCACCCTGCGGGAACCCCTGGCGTCCTTCCTGCAGAACCTCGCCATGCCGTGCTTCGCCATCGCCAGCCCGGAGGCGATCAAGAAGTACGGCGCCGACTTCGGGCGCCATCCCGTGGGTACGGGCCCCTACCGGTTCGTGGAGTGGATCCCCGACCAGCAGATCACCCTGGAGGCCTACGACCAGTGGTGGGGCGAGCCCAAGCCCAAGGTGAGGCGCATCGTCTACCGGGCCATCAAGGACAACTCGGCGCGGCTGGCCGAGCTGATGGCCGGCACCATCGACGTGATGGAGGACCCCAACCCGGCGGATCTGGCCACGGTGGACACGAGCCAGTTCGAGATCCTCTACCGGGAGGCCAACAACGTCGGCTACCTGGCGCTGAACAACGACAAGGAGCCCTTCGACGACGTGCGGGTGCGCCGGGCCATCGCCCACGCCATCAACAAGCAGGAGATCGTCGAGGCCTTCTGGGGCGAACTCGGCCAGGTGGCCAAGAACCCGCTGCCGCCGGCCATGTGGGGCTACAACGACGCCATCCAGGACTACGCGTACGACCCGGAGAAGGCGAAGCAGCTGCTGGCGGAGGCCGGCTACCCCGAGGGCTTCGAGACGGAGCTCTGGACGATGCCGGTGCCGCGGCCCTACATGCCGGAGCCCCAGAAGATCGCCGAGGCGATCCAGCAGGACCTGGCGGCGGTGGGCATCCGGGCGGAGATCGTCACCCACGAGTGGGACGTCTACCTGGAGAAGACGGGCAACGGCGAGCATCCCATGGCGCTCCTGGGCTGGATCGGCGACAACGGCGACCCGGACAACTTCCTCTACGTGCTGCTGGACAAGGACAACGCGAAGACGCCGGGGGCCGGCAACATCTCCTTCTACCGCAGCGAGGAGGTGCACCGGCTGCTGATCCGGGCCCAGCGCACGCCGGAGCAGTCGGTCCGGGAGCAGCTGTACAAGGAGGCCCAGGAGATCATCCATCGGGACGTGCCGATGATCCCCCTGGCCCACGCCCGTTCACCCATCATCGTGCGCAAGGGCGTGGAGGGGCTGGTGCCGAGCCCGCTGGGCAGCGAGAAGCTCCACAAGGTGTCGGTGACGCGCTAG
- the pheS gene encoding phenylalanine--tRNA ligase subunit alpha, translating to MREGQALASIADLQRQAEAAIAAAHDLAELERLRVEWLGKKGRISQLLRQTGSLPPELRPAFGQRANAAREAVEAALARRRQELAAQEEARRLEAERIDVTLPGRPVWRGRRHPLRRVEMEIIEIFRGLGFTVAEGPEVERDYYNFEALNIPPDHPARDMHDTFYLAGDILLRTHTSPVQVRYMEAKAPRLPVRIIAPGRVYRRDDDATHSPMFHQVEGLLVDRGIGFAHLKGTLAEFARRMFGPDTRYRFRPSYFPFTEPSAEMDVSCPLCGGRGCRTCGGTGWIEILGSGLVHPAVLRAGGYDPEQVSGFAFGMGVERIAMIKYDIDDLRLFFQNDLRFLAQFR from the coding sequence GTGAGGGAGGGACAGGCCCTCGCCTCCATCGCCGACCTCCAGCGCCAGGCGGAGGCCGCCATCGCCGCGGCCCACGACCTGGCCGAACTCGAGCGACTGCGGGTGGAGTGGCTCGGCAAGAAGGGGCGCATCAGCCAGCTGCTCCGGCAGACGGGCAGCCTGCCCCCCGAGCTGCGTCCCGCCTTCGGCCAGCGGGCCAACGCCGCCCGCGAGGCGGTGGAGGCGGCCCTGGCCCGGCGCCGGCAGGAGCTGGCGGCCCAGGAGGAGGCGCGTCGCCTGGAGGCCGAGCGGATCGACGTCACGCTGCCCGGTCGACCGGTGTGGCGTGGGCGCCGCCACCCGCTGCGCCGCGTGGAGATGGAGATCATCGAGATCTTCCGCGGGCTGGGGTTCACCGTCGCGGAGGGGCCGGAGGTGGAGCGGGACTACTACAACTTCGAGGCGCTCAACATCCCGCCCGACCATCCCGCGCGGGACATGCACGACACCTTCTACCTAGCGGGCGACATCCTGCTCAGGACCCACACCTCCCCCGTCCAGGTGCGGTACATGGAGGCCAAGGCGCCGCGGCTGCCGGTGCGGATCATCGCACCGGGCCGGGTCTACCGCCGGGATGACGACGCCACCCACTCGCCGATGTTCCACCAGGTGGAAGGGCTGTTGGTGGACCGCGGCATCGGCTTCGCCCACCTCAAGGGCACCCTGGCGGAGTTCGCCCGCCGGATGTTCGGCCCGGACACCCGCTACCGGTTCCGCCCGAGCTACTTCCCCTTCACCGAGCCCAGCGCCGAGATGGACGTGTCCTGCCCGCTGTGCGGTGGGAGGGGGTGCCGGACCTGCGGCGGCACCGGGTGGATCGAGATCCTCGGCTCGGGTCTGGTGCATCCCGCGGTGCTGCGGGCCGGCGGCTACGATCCCGAGCAGGTCTCGGGCTTCGCCTTCGGCATGGGCGTCGAGCGCATCGCCATGATCAAGTACGACATCGACGACCTGCGCCTGTTCTTCCAGAACGACCTGCGCTTCCTGGCCCAGTTCCGGTGA